The following proteins are encoded in a genomic region of Protaetiibacter sp. SSC-01:
- a CDS encoding SprT-like domain-containing protein, whose product MADLARVRTWADALIRLHLDPSWTFAFDNARTRAGLCNYTRKRISVSRHIATLSDDDAIHQVLLHEVAHAIAGQKAGHGAKWRAVAAELGYEGGRTHDGPVPTELAPWVGTCPNGHVAYRYRRPTRPNSCGVCSRRFDPAYRIEWAKR is encoded by the coding sequence ATGGCGGACCTCGCGCGCGTGCGCACCTGGGCCGACGCGCTCATCCGGCTGCACCTCGACCCGAGCTGGACCTTCGCGTTCGACAACGCCCGCACCCGTGCTGGGCTGTGCAACTACACGCGCAAGCGCATCTCGGTGTCGCGGCACATCGCGACCCTCTCCGACGACGACGCCATCCACCAGGTGCTGCTGCACGAAGTCGCCCACGCGATCGCGGGGCAGAAGGCGGGCCACGGGGCGAAGTGGCGGGCGGTCGCGGCGGAGCTCGGCTACGAAGGCGGCCGAACGCACGACGGCCCCGTGCCGACGGAACTCGCACCCTGGGTCGGCACGTGCCCCAACGGGCACGTCGCCTACCGCTACCGGCGGCCCACCCGGCCCAACTCGTGCGGAGTGTGCTCTCGGCGCTTCGACCCGGCATACCGCATCGAATGGGCGAAGCGATGA
- a CDS encoding sorbosone dehydrogenase family protein, with amino-acid sequence MSPRILAPVAILVAALLAGCTTPPSPPAGSPASTPAPNAPSGRGPVQPAGDPVEVATGLTSPWSVVLLPESEVPGEALVSERDTGVIQHLGSDGTLTALGTVPGVVPGGEGGLMGLALLEDSTGRWLYAYFTAASDNRIVRMPLGEGLSLGEPEEVLTGLAKARTHNGGRIAFGPDGMLYATVGDATSRESAQDPQSLNGKILRMTPTGEAPGDNPLRGSLVYSMGHRNPQGLAWDAAGQLYAAEFGQDTWDEVNRIVPGGNYGWPEVEGAAGAEGYIDPVAQWATDDASPSALAYIDGTFFLAGLGGERVWALYPMADGRLDAVAWFEGEFGRVREVLPAADGTLWFVTNNTDGRGTPRPGDDRILSVRLVELQEG; translated from the coding sequence ATGTCCCCCCGCATCCTGGCTCCCGTCGCGATCCTCGTCGCTGCGCTGCTCGCGGGGTGCACGACGCCCCCTTCGCCTCCGGCGGGCTCGCCCGCGTCGACGCCCGCTCCGAACGCGCCCTCGGGCCGTGGGCCCGTGCAACCCGCGGGCGATCCGGTCGAGGTCGCGACGGGGCTCACGAGCCCGTGGTCGGTCGTTCTGCTGCCGGAGTCGGAGGTGCCGGGCGAGGCGCTCGTGAGCGAGCGCGACACGGGGGTCATCCAGCATCTCGGCTCGGACGGCACGCTCACTGCCCTCGGCACGGTGCCGGGCGTCGTGCCGGGCGGCGAGGGCGGGCTCATGGGGCTCGCCCTGCTCGAGGACTCGACCGGCAGGTGGCTCTACGCCTACTTCACCGCGGCATCCGACAACCGCATCGTGCGCATGCCGCTCGGCGAGGGCCTCTCACTCGGCGAGCCCGAGGAGGTGCTCACGGGCCTCGCGAAGGCGCGCACCCACAACGGCGGGCGCATCGCGTTCGGTCCCGACGGCATGCTCTACGCGACGGTCGGCGACGCCACGTCGCGGGAGAGCGCGCAAGACCCGCAGAGCCTCAACGGCAAGATCCTGCGGATGACGCCCACGGGCGAGGCGCCGGGTGACAACCCCCTGCGCGGGTCGCTCGTGTACTCGATGGGGCATCGCAACCCGCAGGGGCTCGCGTGGGATGCCGCCGGGCAGCTCTACGCCGCCGAGTTCGGGCAGGACACGTGGGACGAGGTGAACCGCATCGTGCCGGGCGGCAACTACGGCTGGCCCGAGGTGGAAGGAGCCGCGGGCGCCGAGGGTTACATCGACCCCGTCGCGCAGTGGGCCACCGACGACGCGAGCCCGAGCGCCCTCGCCTACATCGACGGCACCTTCTTCCTCGCAGGGCTCGGCGGCGAGCGCGTGTGGGCGCTCTACCCGATGGCCGACGGCCGCCTGGACGCGGTCGCGTGGTTCGAGGGCGAGTTCGGCCGCGTCCGCGAGGTGCTGCCCGCGGCCGACGGCACCCTGTGGTTCGTGACCAACAACACCGACGGGCGCGGCACGCCCCGCCCGGGTGACGACCGCATCCTCTCGGTGCGCCTCGTCGAGCTGCAGGAGGGCTGA